The proteins below are encoded in one region of Homo sapiens chromosome 19 genomic patch of type NOVEL, GRCh38.p14 PATCHES HSCHR19KIR_0019-4656-B_CTG3_1:
- the LOC124900573 gene encoding killer cell immunoglobulin-like receptor 2DS2: MSLMVVSMACVGFFLLQGAWPHEGVHRKPSLLAHPGPLVKSEETVILQCWSDVRFEHFLLHREGKYKDTLHLIGEHHDGVSKANFSIGPMMQDLAGTYRCYGSVTHSPYQLSAPSDPLDIVITGLYEKPSLSAQPGPTVLAGESVTLSCSSRSSYDMYHLSREGEAHERRFSAGPKVNGTFQADFPLGPATHGGTYRCFGSFRDSPYEWSNSSDPLLVSVTGNPSNSWPSPTEPSSKTGNPRHLHVLIGTSVVKIPFTILLFFLLHRWCSNKKNAAVMDQEPAGNRTVNSEDSDEQDHQEVSYA, from the exons ATGTCGCTCATGGTCGTCAGCATGGCGTGTGTTG GGTTCTTCTTGCTGCAGGGGGCCTGGCCACATGAGG GAGTCCACAGAAAACCTTCCCTCCTGGCCCACCCAGGTCCCCTGGTGAAATCAGAAGAGACAGTCATCCTGCAATGTTGGTCAGATGTCAGGTTTGAGCACTTCCTTCTGCACAGAGAGGGGAAGTATAAGGACACTTTGCACCTCATTGGAGAGCACCATGATGGGGTCTCCAAGGCCAACTTCTCCATCGGTCCCATGATGCAAGACCTTGCAGGGACCTACAGATGCTACGGTTCTGTTACTCACTCCCCCTATCAGTTGTCAGCTCCCAGTGACCCTCTGGACATCGTCATCACAG GTCTATATGAGAAACCTTCTCTCTCAGCCCAGCCGGGCCCCACGGTTTTGGCAGGAGAGAGCGTGACCTTGTCCTGCAGCTCCCGGAGCTCCTATGACATGTACCATCTATCCAGGGAGGGGGAGGCCCATGAACGTAGGTTCTCTGCAGGGCCCAAGGTCAACGGAACATTCCAGGCCGACTTTCCTCTGGGCCCTGCCACCCACGGAGGAACCTACAGATGCTTCGGCTCTTTCCGTGACTCTCCCTATGAGTGGTCAAACTCGAGTGACCCACTGCTTGTTTCtgtcacag GAAACCCTTCAAATAGTTGGCCTTCACCCACTGAACCAAGCTCCAAAACCG GTAACCCCAGACACCTGCATGTTCTGATTGGGACCTCAGTGGTCAAAATCCCTTTCAccatcctcctcttctttctccttcatcgCTGGTGCTCCAACAAAAAAA ATGCTGCTGTAATGGACCAAGAGCCTGCAGGGAACAGAACAGTGAACAGCGAG GATTCTGATGAACAAGACCATCAGGAGGTGTCATACGCATAA